Part of the Oncorhynchus mykiss isolate Arlee chromosome 12, USDA_OmykA_1.1, whole genome shotgun sequence genome, AAGTGAAAATCTAATTATTTTTCTGCAATTTCTGATGGGTTTTCATTGTTACGATCATAAAGAACAAAACAAATGACGTATATTTTTGGTGGTTTTATTGATTGTGTTCCCCAATCTCAATCTTAAACATGCAGATGTTGAGGAAACTGTGGAAGTTGACAGTTTGGCCTATGTGATCATGTAGATGGTCTATCTGATTGACGCTATAGAAAGGAGACATGGGGGGGGATCCCATTTGACATTGCTGAAATTGATTTGTTGTATTTATCTAGGCATTCGCCCCCCGATTCTGAATGGGCCGATGCACCCGCGGCCCCTGGTGGCTCTGTTGGATGGGCGTGACTGCACCGTGGAGATGCCTGTCCTGAAGGACGTGGCCACAGTGGCCTTCTGTGATGCCCAGTCCACCCAGGAGATCCACGAGAAGGTAACCAACTATCTCTCCCAGCACCACTACTCTCCTATACACCTCTAAGTATCTAtctgcattttttttaaagttgggAAATGGATGCTTCATGAACCTGTCTGTTGTTTTTGTGGTGGGGGGCTATTTCCAACTCAATGGAGCTAGGTAATGTATTTGCTCTTTTAGTGCAATAGTAGAATAAGGATATGTCTGAACTCGTACATTCTCTCCCTGGTGCTTTAGGTGCTGAATGAGGCAGTGGGCGCCCTGATGTACCACACCATCAGCCTTTCGCGGGACGACCTGGACAAGTTCAAGGGCCTGCGGATCATTGTGCGAATTGGCAGTGGCTTTGACAACGTGGACATCAAGGCTGCGGCTGAACTAGGTTGGCTACTGGATCAATACTTTGCTTCACCTCCAATCTGTTTTTCTCCTACCTACtacacccatccatccattcacctcAATATCTATCATAACTAATCACTGTCTCCTTTGTACTCTGTCCCCCTCAGGTATAGCTGTGTGTAATGTGCCTGCGACATCAGTGGAAGAGACGGCGGACACGTCCATGTGTCTGATCCTGAACCTGTACCGCCGTGTCACCTGGATGCACCAGGCTATGAGAGAGGGCACCAGGGCTTCCAGCGTGGAGCAGATCAGGGAGGTGGCCAGCGGAGCTGCCCGCATCCGGGGAGAGACGCTGGGCATCATCGGCCTGGGTGAGGAAGGAAATTGATCTCGTCTTAGCGAGGGCTCTCTGCAAGTGCAGTCATCATAGGACACACATGTTGATTCAAGTTTTCTGGTGTCCTCTCAGATCATTTTAATGTATATTTAGAGTAAATAATTTTTAGTTTTCTGAGAAGTAGTGAGAGGTTCCTCTGACCGCTACGCCATCCTCCAGTCTGAGTGTATCTTGTGGCGCAGGGCGAGTGGGCCAAGCTGTAGCGCTGCGGGCCAAGGCCTTTGGCTTCAGTGTGATGTTCTACGACCCCTACCTGCCAGACGGAGTGGAGCGCTCTCTGGGCCTGCAGAGAATGGCCACCCTGCAGGACCTGCTCATCCACTCTGACTGTGTGTCACTGCACTGCAGCCTCAACGAGCACAACCATCACCTCATCAACGACTTCACCATTAAACAGGTATAAGACACACACCCACTACTGTTGTAAGGTATGCCGACGCTTCTGTACTTTTTCAATACTCTTAACATGGAAAAACGGTTCGGTACTAGGTTTTGTTACTTTCAGTAGTTTCTGTCAATTGCTGATCTATCAG contains:
- the LOC110537801 gene encoding C-terminal-binding protein 1 isoform X1, which gives rise to MALMDKHKVKRQRLDRICEGIRPPILNGPMHPRPLVALLDGRDCTVEMPVLKDVATVAFCDAQSTQEIHEKVLNEAVGALMYHTISLSRDDLDKFKGLRIIVRIGSGFDNVDIKAAAELGIAVCNVPATSVEETADTSMCLILNLYRRVTWMHQAMREGTRASSVEQIREVASGAARIRGETLGIIGLGRVGQAVALRAKAFGFSVMFYDPYLPDGVERSLGLQRMATLQDLLIHSDCVSLHCSLNEHNHHLINDFTIKQMRQGAFLVNTARGGLVDERALAQALKEGRIRGAALDVHETEPFSFSQGPLKDAPNLVCTPHASWYSEQASLEAREEAAREVRRAITGRIPDSLKNCVNKEYLMATPQWPGMDPGAVHSEHNGVTDYRFSTGLVGVAAGGLTGAGAAVEGIVAGNLAMAHGIAPVSRPPHTPSPGQPSKAETDRDMPTDQ
- the LOC110537801 gene encoding C-terminal-binding protein 1 isoform X2, which encodes MQGIRPPILNGPMHPRPLVALLDGRDCTVEMPVLKDVATVAFCDAQSTQEIHEKVLNEAVGALMYHTISLSRDDLDKFKGLRIIVRIGSGFDNVDIKAAAELGIAVCNVPATSVEETADTSMCLILNLYRRVTWMHQAMREGTRASSVEQIREVASGAARIRGETLGIIGLGRVGQAVALRAKAFGFSVMFYDPYLPDGVERSLGLQRMATLQDLLIHSDCVSLHCSLNEHNHHLINDFTIKQMRQGAFLVNTARGGLVDERALAQALKEGRIRGAALDVHETEPFSFSQGPLKDAPNLVCTPHASWYSEQASLEAREEAAREVRRAITGRIPDSLKNCVNKEYLMATPQWPGMDPGAVHSEHNGVTDYRFSTGLVGVAAGGLTGAGAAVEGIVAGNLAMAHGIAPVSRPPHTPSPGQPSKAETDRDMPTDQ